The following proteins come from a genomic window of Geomonas sp. RF6:
- a CDS encoding acylphosphatase, whose translation MKLRVMVTIRGRVQGVGFRYQCAEEAALHNVSGWVKNLPDDSVRGCFEGEEEDVLDLVQWCRKGPRGAWVEELKVEEREYTGEFSGFSIRHGGE comes from the coding sequence GTGAAACTGAGGGTAATGGTTACCATACGCGGGCGGGTCCAGGGAGTCGGATTCCGCTACCAGTGCGCCGAGGAGGCAGCACTGCACAATGTCAGCGGGTGGGTGAAAAACCTGCCGGACGATTCGGTGCGGGGGTGCTTCGAGGGGGAAGAGGAAGATGTCCTCGACCTGGTCCAGTGGTGCAGGAAGGGACCTCGGGGAGCCTGGGTGGAAGAGTTGAAGGTAGAGGAAAGGGAGTACACCGGAGAATTTTCCGGTTTCAGCATACGGCACGGCGGCGAATAG
- a CDS encoding cytochrome C, whose product MRRSQTVTALLLAGLVFALAACAQLKALPNLPASHPEELATGPVSCTECHEDQQKGTMKPFSAFNHSRAFIANHRFYASSGNDVLCASCHKVSFCADCHTNQTELKPSLKNAFRPDRMMPHRGDYLTIHKIEGKVDPASCFRCHGRANNERCVTCHR is encoded by the coding sequence ATGAGACGCTCCCAGACCGTAACCGCCCTGTTGCTGGCCGGGCTGGTCTTTGCCCTTGCTGCCTGCGCCCAGTTGAAGGCGCTCCCGAACCTGCCGGCCAGCCACCCCGAGGAGCTGGCCACCGGGCCGGTGAGCTGCACCGAGTGCCACGAGGACCAGCAGAAAGGGACGATGAAGCCGTTTTCCGCCTTCAACCATAGCCGTGCCTTCATCGCCAATCACCGCTTCTACGCCTCCAGCGGCAACGACGTGCTCTGTGCCAGCTGCCACAAGGTTTCCTTCTGCGCCGACTGCCACACGAACCAGACGGAGCTGAAGCCGTCCCTCAAGAACGCCTTCAGGCCGGACCGGATGATGCCGCACCGCGGCGACTACCTGACGATCCACAAGATCGAGGGGAAGGTCGATCCTGCGAGCTGCTTCCGTTGCCACGGCAGAGCCAACAACGAGCGGTGCGTAACCTGCCACCGATAG
- the glpK gene encoding glycerol kinase GlpK: MPHLLAIDQGTTSSRTTLFDSAGKAVRTAQREFPQHYPVPGLVEHDPEELWESQLLTLREVLAFAGAEQKKIAAIGITNQRETVLLWEREGGRPLYRALVWQDRRTADFTQRLRREGTEPLVRDKTGLLLDPYFSASKLSWLLDNVDGARERAARGELCFGTVDSFLIYRLTGGRRHVTDVSNASRTLLFNIHTLSWDDDLLRLFRIPREILPEVLPSGAPFGETDPALLGTAIPITGVAGDQQAALFGQACLAPGMAKVTYGTGAFVVMNTGQCAALADGVLTTVAWQLPREGVCYALEGSIFIAGAAVQWLRDGLGLLASAAESEALARSVPDTGGVYFVPALTGMGAPYWDPFARGVICGLTRGTSRGHLARAALEAIAYQTRDAIGAMERGSGVQLRELRVDGGAAANDLLLELQSDLLDTPVLRPACTETTALGAALLAGIGGGVLDLEGVARQWALDRRFIPAMDARRREKLCSGWHRAVDLALGWDRLA, encoded by the coding sequence ATGCCGCACCTTCTCGCTATCGACCAGGGGACCACCAGCAGCAGGACGACCCTCTTCGACTCCGCCGGAAAGGCGGTCCGCACGGCACAGCGGGAATTCCCCCAGCACTACCCCGTTCCGGGGCTCGTGGAACACGATCCGGAGGAGCTCTGGGAGAGCCAGCTCCTCACCCTCAGGGAGGTCCTCGCCTTCGCGGGGGCGGAGCAGAAAAAGATCGCCGCCATCGGCATCACCAACCAGCGGGAGACGGTCCTTCTCTGGGAGCGCGAAGGGGGGCGGCCGCTATACCGTGCGCTCGTCTGGCAGGACCGCCGCACCGCCGACTTCACCCAGCGCCTGCGCAGGGAGGGGACGGAGCCTCTGGTCCGTGACAAGACGGGGCTTCTGCTCGACCCCTATTTCTCCGCAAGCAAGCTCTCCTGGCTCCTGGACAACGTGGACGGGGCACGGGAGCGTGCTGCCCGCGGGGAGCTCTGCTTCGGAACCGTCGATTCCTTCCTCATTTACCGCCTCACCGGCGGACGCAGGCACGTCACCGACGTCTCCAACGCAAGCCGGACCCTTCTCTTCAACATCCACACCCTTTCCTGGGACGACGACCTCCTGCGCCTCTTCCGGATCCCGCGCGAGATCCTCCCCGAGGTCCTCCCGAGCGGCGCCCCCTTCGGGGAGACCGACCCCGCTCTCCTCGGAACCGCCATACCGATCACCGGCGTGGCGGGGGACCAGCAGGCCGCCCTCTTCGGGCAGGCGTGCCTCGCCCCCGGAATGGCGAAGGTAACGTACGGCACCGGCGCCTTTGTGGTCATGAACACCGGCCAGTGCGCCGCTCTCGCCGACGGGGTCCTCACCACCGTGGCGTGGCAACTCCCCCGCGAGGGGGTGTGCTATGCACTGGAGGGGTCGATCTTCATTGCGGGAGCCGCCGTGCAGTGGCTGCGGGACGGCCTGGGGCTTCTGGCCAGCGCCGCGGAGAGCGAGGCGCTCGCCAGAAGCGTCCCCGACACCGGCGGGGTCTACTTCGTCCCCGCCCTCACCGGAATGGGAGCCCCCTACTGGGACCCCTTCGCCAGGGGGGTCATCTGCGGACTCACCCGGGGCACCTCCAGGGGGCACCTGGCGCGCGCGGCGCTGGAGGCGATCGCGTACCAGACCCGCGACGCCATCGGCGCCATGGAGCGGGGGAGCGGCGTCCAGCTGCGGGAGCTCCGGGTCGACGGAGGGGCGGCGGCGAACGATCTCCTGCTGGAGCTGCAAAGCGACCTGCTCGATACCCCTGTTCTGCGCCCGGCATGCACGGAGACGACGGCTCTCGGCGCCGCACTTCTGGCGGGGATAGGGGGGGGCGTGCTCGACCTGGAGGGGGTGGCGCGGCAGTGGGCGCTCGACCGGCGCTTCATACCCGCCATGGATGCTCGTCGCAGGGAGAAGCTGTGCAGCGGCTGGCATCGAGCGGTCGATCTGGCACTGGGGTGGGATCGATTGGCTTAG
- a CDS encoding CxxxxCH/CxxCH domain c-type cytochrome, which yields MSSLTSWLTKMTVLCATALLFACSSGNNSSSAPVVTDYNGNHPADWVTSHYSAYKTSIAGGATSSCTECHGSDLKGGISKVSCFTAQLANGMQCHATRLGHPENWANPTMHGKAGAMGAPGLSTGFAYCATCHGSDLKGGAGKAVSCYSCHTSAPHPAKPWIGGGLTHATTSPANAALCFQCHAGGSNYGAVLASTPLPSSPAAPTPDCFNNTMCHGGNVAPPHVKGVAYMQGGQHGADAAGKNSPELGIATCRSCHAGSGARFNLGTNNMSNGCETCHAAYTAHPTPWLPARAGSSSEIPKPGGVPNTTSHATVPVAQLTTSCTMCHGAALDGIGAKGNAPSCLSASAKFGISCHVSSPVATPRGCASCHVATPTSGAHAKHLALPGVTCDACHTGGGVDATTSLGRALHANGTVNVASAGYWGKTGTFGLNSDKTCSNVRCHGGGDPVTHKTPAWTGTLNVAECDKCHEQGNSGNTPQTPQFNSYYSGLYNQVTPAVNLHQFHITAGYACTECHTMTETNHFSGLASPGFEAPGNTVVSAKITGGYDKNLARCSGVVCHTVVPPTSLWR from the coding sequence ATGTCTAGCCTGACTTCCTGGTTAACAAAGATGACCGTGCTGTGTGCAACCGCGCTCCTCTTCGCCTGCAGCAGCGGGAACAACAGCAGCAGCGCACCGGTGGTGACCGACTACAACGGCAATCACCCTGCGGACTGGGTGACCAGCCACTATTCGGCATACAAGACGTCCATCGCGGGGGGAGCAACCTCTTCGTGCACCGAATGTCACGGCAGCGACCTCAAGGGGGGGATCTCCAAGGTGAGCTGCTTCACGGCACAGCTCGCCAACGGGATGCAGTGCCACGCCACCCGCCTCGGGCACCCGGAGAACTGGGCGAACCCGACGATGCACGGAAAAGCCGGCGCCATGGGCGCCCCCGGTCTTTCCACCGGCTTTGCCTACTGTGCCACCTGTCACGGCTCCGACCTGAAGGGTGGGGCAGGGAAGGCGGTATCGTGCTATTCCTGTCACACCAGCGCTCCGCACCCGGCGAAGCCGTGGATCGGCGGGGGGCTTACCCATGCCACCACCTCGCCGGCGAACGCGGCGCTCTGCTTCCAGTGCCACGCGGGGGGGAGTAACTACGGGGCGGTGCTTGCCTCGACTCCGCTCCCCTCCAGCCCGGCCGCTCCGACTCCGGACTGTTTCAACAACACCATGTGCCACGGCGGGAACGTCGCGCCGCCGCACGTGAAGGGGGTCGCCTACATGCAGGGGGGGCAGCACGGGGCCGATGCCGCCGGGAAAAACTCCCCCGAGCTCGGGATCGCCACCTGCAGGTCGTGCCACGCCGGCTCCGGCGCCCGCTTTAACCTCGGGACGAACAACATGTCCAACGGCTGTGAGACGTGCCATGCTGCGTACACCGCCCACCCGACCCCGTGGCTCCCGGCTCGCGCCGGAAGCTCCAGCGAGATCCCGAAACCGGGGGGGGTGCCGAACACCACGAGCCACGCCACGGTCCCGGTAGCGCAGCTCACCACCTCGTGCACCATGTGCCACGGCGCGGCTCTCGACGGGATAGGGGCGAAGGGGAACGCACCCTCCTGCCTCTCCGCTTCCGCGAAGTTCGGGATCAGCTGCCACGTCAGCAGCCCGGTAGCAACGCCGAGGGGATGCGCATCGTGCCATGTCGCGACGCCCACCTCCGGGGCTCACGCGAAGCACCTCGCCCTTCCGGGTGTGACCTGCGACGCGTGCCACACCGGCGGCGGCGTCGACGCCACCACGAGCCTCGGGCGGGCGCTGCACGCCAACGGCACGGTGAACGTCGCCTCCGCGGGGTACTGGGGCAAGACAGGAACCTTCGGGCTCAACTCCGACAAGACCTGCTCCAACGTGCGCTGCCACGGAGGGGGGGATCCGGTGACGCACAAGACCCCGGCCTGGACCGGCACCCTCAACGTGGCTGAGTGCGACAAGTGCCACGAGCAGGGGAACTCGGGTAACACTCCGCAGACCCCGCAGTTCAACAGTTACTACTCCGGTCTGTACAACCAGGTCACACCGGCGGTGAACCTGCACCAGTTCCATATCACTGCGGGGTACGCCTGCACCGAGTGCCACACCATGACGGAGACGAACCACTTCTCGGGTCTGGCCTCCCCCGGCTTCGAGGCCCCCGGCAACACGGTCGTATCCGCGAAGATCACCGGCGGCTACGACAAGAACCTGGCCCGCTGCAGCGGAGTCGTCTGCCATACCGTCGTCCCCCCGACCTCCCTCTGGCGCTAG
- a CDS encoding cytochrome c3 family protein, protein MKKAGICKLKNLLIVMFLLAVTGCGANSSSVTGSPSGVGNASLAANLQWGTTTSGSGARALAAPAGVAKLRLAVTGSTIPAVKKDFDVSGGATSGQVDGIYAGKNLTLTALALDSTGAVLYEGSAFGIDLASGENKNVGTISMVQPHTRTADAPCLSCHETVSDKFSGRNLIADFKASAHYTNDSSTGCVGCHGANHNDTNPVASGKCFSCHTTLGAKHQNAASIGNDTPARWLNGTNTNCNACHQSHNPIKGIGFQERKDWAASGHGDVNGAAWAHYDFTTRDTCNACHTTTGFLKALDNNWNDTTKLSSTGSGKEVAACNACHASNDFKNGGIRTIAGGYKAGMGGYGAGAKAIMTFADVGESNVCIPCHASRENGDSIRATVTTTGTSSFKNPHYLAAAAVFYGKGGFQFYTSGVRYNTYGAAGKIGRTANWSHGKLGIDNYTTTTSATVKASGVIYDSGNKGQCVSCHLGPKNTHTFGAVETAKATFGTSVNTRGCYGCHTGTDMSMEAFVEEEKEVWDRMFDFLTWQLQQYNIYYNDANNPYFFTAPYVTGGTNTAFTAWNTPVGNNVVNSQKTMGAAMNLKLLKAEKGSFVHNRKFGRALIADSLIYLQNGTEGDRSVISPTQNGVINFTAYSTARPVSYPGQVGANVSITVLKSYLTSAVTGGYVRK, encoded by the coding sequence ATGAAAAAAGCTGGCATCTGTAAGCTGAAAAACCTGCTGATCGTCATGTTCCTGCTCGCAGTCACTGGCTGCGGCGCAAACAGCAGCAGCGTCACCGGTTCCCCCTCCGGAGTCGGCAACGCCTCCCTCGCAGCTAACCTGCAGTGGGGGACTACTACGAGCGGTTCCGGGGCAAGGGCTCTTGCCGCACCCGCCGGCGTGGCAAAACTCCGCCTCGCTGTCACCGGTTCCACCATTCCTGCCGTGAAGAAAGACTTCGACGTCTCCGGCGGGGCAACCTCCGGCCAGGTTGACGGCATCTATGCCGGCAAGAACCTCACCCTGACCGCCCTCGCACTCGATTCCACCGGCGCCGTCCTCTATGAAGGTTCCGCTTTCGGGATCGACCTCGCTTCCGGCGAGAACAAGAACGTCGGCACGATCTCCATGGTGCAGCCGCACACGAGGACCGCTGACGCTCCGTGCCTCTCCTGCCACGAGACCGTCTCCGACAAGTTCTCCGGCAGGAACCTGATCGCAGATTTCAAAGCGTCCGCACACTACACCAACGACAGCTCCACCGGCTGCGTCGGCTGCCACGGCGCAAACCACAACGACACCAACCCGGTTGCCAGCGGCAAGTGCTTCAGCTGCCACACAACCCTCGGTGCCAAGCACCAGAACGCTGCCTCCATCGGCAACGATACCCCGGCACGCTGGCTGAACGGCACCAACACCAACTGCAACGCCTGCCACCAGTCCCACAATCCGATCAAGGGTATCGGCTTCCAGGAGCGCAAGGACTGGGCCGCTTCCGGCCACGGTGACGTGAACGGCGCCGCATGGGCTCACTACGACTTCACCACCAGGGACACCTGCAACGCCTGCCACACCACCACCGGCTTCCTGAAGGCGCTTGACAACAACTGGAACGACACCACCAAGCTGAGCTCCACCGGCTCCGGCAAGGAAGTTGCCGCCTGCAACGCCTGCCACGCCAGCAACGACTTCAAAAACGGCGGCATCCGCACCATCGCAGGCGGCTACAAGGCCGGCATGGGCGGCTACGGCGCAGGCGCCAAGGCAATCATGACCTTCGCTGACGTCGGCGAGTCCAACGTGTGCATTCCGTGCCACGCTTCCCGCGAGAACGGCGACTCCATCAGGGCAACCGTCACCACCACCGGCACCAGCAGCTTCAAGAACCCGCACTACCTCGCTGCAGCGGCAGTCTTCTACGGCAAGGGCGGCTTCCAGTTCTACACCTCCGGCGTCCGCTACAACACCTACGGCGCTGCCGGCAAGATCGGCCGCACCGCTAACTGGAGCCACGGCAAACTCGGCATCGACAACTACACCACCACCACCAGCGCCACCGTCAAGGCTTCCGGCGTGATCTACGACTCCGGCAACAAAGGTCAGTGCGTGTCTTGCCACCTCGGCCCGAAGAACACCCACACCTTCGGCGCTGTTGAGACCGCAAAAGCGACCTTCGGCACCTCCGTCAACACCAGGGGCTGCTACGGCTGCCACACCGGCACCGACATGTCCATGGAGGCCTTCGTCGAGGAAGAGAAGGAAGTCTGGGATCGTATGTTCGACTTCCTGACCTGGCAGCTCCAGCAGTACAACATCTACTACAACGACGCCAACAACCCGTACTTCTTCACCGCTCCGTACGTGACCGGCGGCACCAACACCGCCTTCACCGCCTGGAACACCCCGGTCGGCAACAACGTGGTCAACTCCCAGAAGACCATGGGTGCAGCCATGAACCTGAAGCTCCTGAAGGCGGAGAAGGGCTCCTTCGTGCACAACCGTAAATTCGGCCGCGCACTCATCGCCGACTCCCTCATCTACCTCCAGAACGGCACCGAGGGTGATCGCTCCGTCATCTCCCCGACCCAGAACGGCGTCATCAACTTCACCGCTTACTCCACCGCTCGCCCGGTCAGCTACCCGGGTCAGGTCGGTGCAAACGTGAGCATCACCGTTCTCAAGTCGTACCTCACCAGCGCAGTCACCGGCGGGTACGTCAGGAAGTAA
- a CDS encoding carboxypeptidase regulatory-like domain-containing protein, which translates to MSIKRNVAAVVLLILSLLVAGCGGGGGGGTATPAAPSTFTISGRTILNGSGLSGVTVTIAQGSAVSTATTDASGIFQGGVADGTYTITPALAGYTFAPASQTITVSGGNLSVPQNFSATAAATSFTVSGKVTVGGTALPGVAVTIAGAKSASTVTDGSGNYSFSGVPNGLCTVTPVLSGYTFSPLSRTVTVSNADLTVSDFAATATPPATTFTVSGKVTLNGSGLGWVSVQISSMSGLSGNLITNATGNFSFTDVPNGDYTITPAINGYIFTPASRTVTVTNGNATVADFTAASTAGSTGSVTFTW; encoded by the coding sequence ATGTCTATCAAAAGAAATGTGGCGGCAGTCGTGCTGCTGATACTCTCCCTCCTCGTTGCCGGGTGCGGCGGCGGTGGCGGCGGCGGTACGGCAACGCCTGCGGCCCCCTCCACCTTTACCATTTCCGGCAGGACGATTCTCAACGGCTCCGGCCTTTCCGGCGTAACCGTCACCATAGCGCAGGGAAGCGCCGTCTCCACGGCGACTACCGATGCTTCCGGCATCTTCCAGGGGGGTGTCGCCGACGGCACCTATACCATTACCCCCGCTCTTGCCGGCTACACCTTCGCCCCCGCCAGCCAGACGATCACCGTGTCGGGTGGGAACCTCTCCGTACCGCAGAACTTCAGCGCAACGGCGGCTGCAACCTCCTTTACCGTATCGGGCAAGGTCACCGTCGGCGGTACCGCGCTTCCCGGAGTTGCCGTAACCATCGCCGGCGCGAAAAGCGCGAGCACGGTCACGGACGGCAGCGGCAACTATTCCTTCAGCGGCGTGCCCAACGGCCTGTGCACCGTCACCCCGGTCCTTTCCGGTTACACCTTCTCCCCGCTCAGCCGGACCGTTACCGTGAGCAATGCCGACCTCACCGTCTCCGATTTCGCGGCGACTGCCACCCCGCCGGCGACGACCTTCACCGTCTCCGGAAAGGTCACCTTAAACGGCAGCGGGCTTGGCTGGGTCAGCGTGCAGATCTCCAGCATGTCCGGGCTCTCCGGAAACCTCATCACCAACGCCACCGGGAACTTCAGCTTCACCGACGTCCCGAACGGCGACTACACCATAACCCCGGCGATCAACGGATACATCTTTACCCCCGCAAGCCGGACCGTGACCGTTACGAACGGCAATGCCACGGTGGCAGATTTCACGGCAGCATCGACCGCCGGTTCGACCGGCAGCGTCACCTTCACCTGGTGA
- a CDS encoding MFS transporter, whose product MFSGITGNVLIFGLVSFFTDVSSEMIYPLLPVFLTTVLSAGPAFLGVIEGVAESTASFLKLYSGVLSDKVPQRKGLVLFGYSLSAIMRPLIGLATSPFAVLLIRSADRIGKGVRTSPRDALIADSVEASFRGKAYGFHRSMDHAGALLGPLVATVILTWFAPNNLRLVFWLAGIPGILAVLLIIFKVTEVPRAEKKSSVFRLGVLPAGPVRTYLLILLLFTLGNSSDAFLLLRAGTLGVPASRIPLLWAYFHLVKMLCTMPFGMLSDRVGRRGVIVAGWCVYALSYLGFAFATNELQVWLLFAFYGVFYGLTEGVEKAFMADMADPALRGATFGWYNFAIGVGALPASMIFGFIWQRAGGVAAFLFGAGLAAVAAVLLLALVRPPERVS is encoded by the coding sequence ATGTTCAGCGGGATTACCGGCAATGTCCTCATCTTCGGGCTGGTGAGCTTTTTCACGGACGTCTCGAGCGAGATGATCTACCCCTTGCTCCCCGTCTTTCTCACCACGGTACTCAGCGCCGGTCCGGCATTCCTCGGGGTGATCGAGGGGGTGGCGGAGTCCACTGCGTCCTTTCTCAAGCTCTACTCCGGCGTCCTCTCGGACAAGGTCCCGCAGCGCAAGGGTCTGGTACTTTTCGGCTATTCGCTGTCGGCGATCATGCGCCCCCTCATCGGCCTTGCCACTTCTCCTTTTGCAGTTCTCCTGATTCGCTCCGCAGATCGCATCGGCAAGGGGGTGCGCACCTCCCCGAGGGACGCACTCATCGCGGATTCCGTGGAGGCGTCCTTCAGGGGGAAGGCGTACGGCTTTCACCGCTCCATGGACCACGCGGGCGCGCTTCTCGGTCCTCTTGTCGCCACCGTCATCCTAACCTGGTTCGCTCCCAACAACCTGCGCCTGGTCTTCTGGCTCGCCGGCATCCCTGGCATCCTCGCCGTCCTTCTCATCATCTTCAAGGTCACCGAGGTGCCGCGCGCGGAGAAGAAGTCGAGCGTCTTCCGCCTCGGCGTCCTCCCCGCCGGGCCGGTGAGGACCTATCTCCTCATCCTCCTCCTTTTCACCCTCGGGAACTCTTCCGACGCCTTCCTTCTCCTGCGGGCGGGGACGCTCGGGGTGCCCGCCTCGCGGATCCCCCTCCTGTGGGCGTACTTTCACCTGGTGAAGATGCTGTGCACCATGCCTTTCGGCATGCTCTCCGACCGGGTCGGCCGCCGGGGCGTCATCGTGGCCGGGTGGTGCGTCTATGCCCTTTCCTATCTCGGATTCGCTTTCGCCACCAACGAATTGCAGGTGTGGTTGCTCTTCGCGTTCTATGGCGTCTTCTACGGCCTAACCGAGGGTGTGGAGAAGGCATTCATGGCCGACATGGCCGATCCCGCACTCCGCGGGGCGACCTTCGGCTGGTACAACTTCGCCATCGGAGTAGGGGCACTGCCTGCGAGCATGATCTTTGGATTTATCTGGCAGCGCGCCGGCGGCGTGGCTGCATTCCTCTTCGGCGCGGGGCTCGCGGCTGTCGCTGCTGTGCTCCTGCTGGCGCTGGTACGCCCTCCGGAAAGGGTCTCCTGA
- the proC gene encoding pyrroline-5-carboxylate reductase, with protein MLKEKQTGFIGGGNMAEAIIKGLLSGGVPAGDLTVSEPSAERRNYLAERYSVRTVNDNIGLCEKCDTIIMAVKPQVAGTVLKGISESFSTEKLLITIMAGVKCAAIESALPIGARVVRVMPNTPALVLQGAAAIARGSQATDHDLALTRHIFELVGSACVVEEKLLDAVTGVSGSGPAYVFTFIEALSDAGVKNGLTREVATALAVQTVYGSAKLLMETREHPAVLKGHVASPGGTTIAAMHSLDKDGFRAAVMNAVDVCVAKSIELGQK; from the coding sequence ATGCTAAAGGAAAAGCAGACAGGGTTCATCGGCGGCGGCAACATGGCTGAGGCCATCATCAAGGGGCTCCTGTCCGGAGGGGTGCCGGCGGGGGATCTGACCGTTTCCGAGCCGTCTGCGGAGCGCCGCAACTACCTCGCCGAGCGCTACTCGGTGCGCACCGTCAACGACAACATCGGGCTGTGCGAGAAGTGCGATACCATTATCATGGCGGTGAAGCCCCAGGTTGCCGGCACCGTCCTGAAGGGGATCTCCGAATCCTTTTCCACCGAGAAGCTCCTCATCACCATCATGGCAGGGGTAAAGTGCGCGGCCATCGAGTCGGCTCTTCCCATAGGCGCACGCGTCGTCCGGGTCATGCCGAACACCCCGGCCCTCGTGCTGCAGGGGGCAGCCGCCATCGCACGCGGCTCCCAGGCAACCGACCACGACCTGGCGCTGACCAGGCACATCTTTGAGCTCGTCGGATCCGCCTGTGTCGTGGAGGAAAAACTTCTTGATGCGGTGACCGGCGTCTCCGGCAGCGGCCCCGCCTACGTCTTCACCTTCATCGAGGCCCTTTCCGACGCCGGCGTAAAGAACGGCCTCACCCGTGAAGTCGCCACCGCGCTGGCGGTGCAGACGGTGTACGGCTCCGCAAAGCTCCTCATGGAGACCCGGGAGCACCCCGCGGTCCTGAAGGGGCATGTCGCGTCGCCCGGTGGAACAACCATCGCGGCGATGCATTCTCTCGACAAGGACGGTTTCCGCGCAGCGGTTATGAATGCCGTAGACGTGTGCGTGGCGAAATCGATCGAACTGGGGCAAAAGTGA
- a CDS encoding radical SAM protein yields MKKRALPKLLYADSRGNIFDHPYLTMAGMSGNEAVLPESVELIPLPDDSRLFTIPNTPPIAWDARKRSFETVERVKDGRRSIPVQAVSAFMAPGYMRTLLPACDYSKKKVHLPLWSYTAVGWDEETERFVVAASRVDANENWLPKNYDDRKLDPLVRKMAALFPKNRLLEQLARCAVDYHCFAAKNLFFRRWEAPIPTSPVCNSRCLGCISLQPSDCCPSNHERIPFVPTPEEIVELMLPHLNEAPEPIVSYGQGCEGDPIMQAETVAEATRRLKREASRGTVNFNSNGSMPERIRMLCDAGMDSMRFSMNSVQENLYNRYYRPNGYRFADVVQSVKTAKERGLFTMINYLVSPGVTDSPAEVEALLRFIGETGVDMLQMRNLSIDPAFYNDRMGIEARGIGMYRLLETIKKEFPKIQYGYFNRTREKFYPEGYEKGWPIE; encoded by the coding sequence ATGAAAAAGAGAGCCCTCCCCAAACTCCTCTACGCCGACTCCCGAGGCAATATTTTCGATCACCCGTATCTCACCATGGCAGGGATGAGCGGCAATGAAGCGGTGCTGCCGGAGTCGGTTGAACTGATTCCGCTCCCTGACGACAGCCGGCTGTTCACCATTCCGAATACCCCTCCGATCGCCTGGGATGCCAGGAAACGCTCGTTTGAGACGGTGGAGCGGGTAAAGGACGGCCGGCGCAGCATTCCGGTGCAGGCGGTTTCCGCCTTTATGGCTCCGGGGTACATGCGTACGCTCCTTCCGGCGTGCGACTACAGCAAGAAGAAGGTTCACCTCCCGCTTTGGTCGTACACCGCTGTTGGCTGGGATGAGGAGACCGAGCGCTTTGTGGTGGCTGCGTCGCGCGTCGATGCGAATGAAAACTGGCTGCCGAAGAATTACGACGACCGCAAGCTCGATCCGCTGGTGCGCAAGATGGCGGCGCTCTTCCCCAAGAACAGGCTTCTGGAGCAACTGGCCCGCTGCGCTGTCGACTACCACTGCTTTGCGGCGAAGAACCTGTTCTTCCGCCGCTGGGAAGCGCCCATTCCCACCTCGCCGGTGTGCAACTCCCGCTGCCTTGGCTGCATCAGCCTGCAGCCGTCGGACTGCTGCCCGTCCAACCACGAGAGAATACCGTTTGTCCCCACACCTGAGGAGATCGTGGAGCTCATGCTCCCCCACCTCAATGAGGCGCCGGAACCGATCGTCTCCTACGGGCAGGGGTGCGAGGGGGATCCGATAATGCAGGCCGAGACGGTGGCGGAGGCAACGAGGCGGCTGAAGAGAGAGGCTTCCCGCGGGACGGTCAACTTCAACTCCAACGGGTCGATGCCGGAGAGGATCCGCATGCTCTGCGATGCGGGGATGGACTCCATGCGCTTCTCCATGAACTCCGTGCAGGAGAATCTGTACAACCGCTACTACCGTCCCAACGGTTACCGCTTCGCCGACGTCGTGCAATCGGTTAAGACCGCCAAGGAGCGCGGGCTCTTCACCATGATCAACTACCTCGTCTCACCCGGTGTCACGGACAGCCCGGCAGAAGTGGAAGCGCTTCTTCGCTTCATCGGGGAGACAGGAGTGGACATGCTGCAGATGCGTAACCTCTCCATCGACCCCGCCTTCTACAACGACAGGATGGGAATAGAGGCGCGCGGCATAGGAATGTACCGCCTGCTGGAGACGATCAAGAAGGAGTTTCCGAAGATCCAGTATGGCTACTTCAACAGGACCCGGGAGAAGTTCTATCCGGAAGGGTATGAGAAGGGGTGGCCGATCGAGTGA
- a CDS encoding GSU3473 family protein — MLIRVVYCDGETGLVRASEIEKLIKTDEISAFCRSDGWVRIGTDPIREGQEPYEGLGRRWSDIASESTKAGPRYS; from the coding sequence ATGCTAATTAGGGTCGTGTACTGTGATGGCGAAACCGGGCTGGTACGTGCTTCCGAGATAGAAAAACTGATCAAGACAGACGAGATCTCCGCCTTCTGTCGGTCCGACGGATGGGTCCGCATCGGCACCGACCCCATCAGGGAAGGGCAGGAGCCGTACGAGGGGCTCGGCAGGCGATGGTCGGACATCGCCAGCGAATCTACCAAGGCAGGGCCTCGCTACAGCTGA